The Tachysurus fulvidraco isolate hzauxx_2018 chromosome 4, HZAU_PFXX_2.0, whole genome shotgun sequence DNA window TTGCTGTTATATCTGAAACAAAATGACCTTGATCTTCCAAATAGGGAATCAGTAGAATAGTAACAAAATGCaattaaataagcaaataataataataataataataataataataataataataataataataataataataatatactgacTAATAATGGAATTAAATGCTAAAGCTGAAGCAAAATAAGCCTGCTTTTGGTAAACAATGCAGACATTCTGTCTGggaattaaatgtattaaatgaagTAGATGATGCACATTAGTTTACAGACAAACAATAAATCTCCTAACAAAGAGAATTCCAGGGTTCCTTAACCAGCCAATTCCCTTAATTGGAGACATTTGTAAGATGCTGCCTGCAATCAATTAGTGTATTATTTTGCTTAAATTCCCGCCACTCATAGGCTCTATTGCAAGAAGCAAAAGGGTCTTTGGCAGCAAGAAAAAGGGAAGCAGAGGGGCTCGATCAAGCATGAGGTCTGTATTACTGGCaccaataaatattttgtagCACTTTATTTAGTTCCATGCCGTGGGCCATTTGTTCCCACAGTCCGTCACTCAGCAACTGCTCGGCTGATGGCTAGGAGAATTATGCCAGGGTTGTAATAATTAAAAGCAGCCCAGTTGGGCGTGCGTCCACTTTGTGCAGGGGGCTCAGAGGTTTGTACCTCACCCAGTGAAATGCAGAGTTGTCTGATACAAACAGAGATGAAGCTGGGTAGAGGGGGAAAACATTGCTCCCCTCTTTTCTTATTTTACCTTTGCATAAGAATATAagaatatacaaaaaataccACATATTCTGTGTGACCAAGTGTCACAGAAGCACACAAAATGCTGCTAATGTAAGAGACCATACATAATGaagaattgaatttttttattcatatttttttattatttattaattcatatatttttatataacacttcTTATTTTGTGAAATACTGATAGATGTATGATTATGCATACATTTTGAgtgaaataataaatttattataaattctaTTTAGAATTGTCCTATATTGAATATATGCTTCGTTTCTTCTTGTATTTATGGAGGCCACTTTTAAGGCATTAAGGTGTATAAGAGGGCTTCCTTCAAATGTGCAATCTGTTTCAGATGGGTTTTCTGTCctctaaaataaacagattaaagaaTGGATTTACAACAAGTTTTGACAACATCATACTACTCAATCCCATATACTAATGGCTGCTGTTCAGTAAAAGTAGACATCAAGGGCACATATGGAGCTTCATTAAAATTCCTACATTAAAATTACTCTCATTCTAATAATAAGCATGTGTAAGTTGCATGTTagtaagaaacaataaaaagccTTGTATGGAGAGATGCCCCAGAGCTTGTGGTAGTGGACTGGATTTAGTGCCCAGGTGGCTGATCAAACTGATATAACCCCATTGAAAACATAATTAATTACTATTAATAAATTACTATTAGAAACTATTTCAATGTCTAACCACCGACAGCATAATGAAACTTTGCAAAGGAGGACAAGTGAGCATTTGTAAGCATTTATAACTTGTATCTTTAATGAGCTCCCTATTACAAACTAGAGTCCTGTTATCGTACGCTTTTATCATACCCAGTTTTACTGCTTCCAGAGACTCATTTCTGACTTGCTACTCAGTTGGTTAATGCCCTGAAGAGTTCTTCCGTTTAGCCTGTAAACAAGGCTTGGCAGGTGAGGGTGAGTCAGACTCAACCCCCTCATGTCTACCCAACATACTGAATAAACATTGTCCTGTTACTTAGGCTGCTTGGGTTAATGAGGGCAAGTACTTGGCGCTGAGATCACAACACACTTGTCTGTCTTCAATCTCCCCCACAAAGCTCTGTGGGAGGTGGGTGTGGATTGTGTGGGTGCTCTTAGTCTCTCTAGTTTAGCAAATCCAGTTATTAGAAGACTGACTCTCTCTAAGCAGAACTGCAGTTCTGTTAAATATGTGATTGAGATAATCAATTTTATATTTCCTAATTAACAAACTACAGAAATAAAGTGTCTGTACATACTTTGTATGTTAAATGTATGTTAAATTAATGCAGTGAATTCTAGTGTTGTCTGAATTCAGAATGGTGGCTCCTTTACTGctgctttatattttattatgtgtacagtaaataaagaGTTATTTCTGACACGTTAGTATATCACATTATACTGCcacatttgttttatgtaaGTTTATTTAGAACGGTTCAATTAAACACTATCGTGgtaaaattttataatgggatgAATATGACTATTTACATGAAGGATTTTATAGTGTTACATTACAGCTACCAACAGTTTTGGTTTATCTAAATCTGTTTGGAGTGTTTCTTATTTGTTACACTGTTGTTTTCTGTTCGAGTTCAATGACTGTCTGTTTTCTGAATCAGCCATATACATGGTCATaaataatggaaaaaagaaGACTTGTACAAGGGTTTATTTCCTGatcttttccatttatttatttgtttgtttgtttgtatttactaTTTTGCTCATGCACATGCAAGTAAaggaactttattttattttgtacagtaaggttatatataagaaatatatacCAAAGAAAATTGGATAATAATAACACTGTATACTTCTAAGGACCAAAGTCTAAATGATTGCTTAACTACTGACCTTTACTCTTTTTATGACAATTCTAGTACACAAAAAAGATCATGTGTCAAGCCATTACTTTATTCACCGTGCGATAAAGACACCAGGAGCAACGATGTTCAGGTAAGCACACAAGCGCATATAAACTCTTTTCATTTATATCATAAAAATTATGTGTCTATTGTgtataaagacaaaaaacattttcttacatAATAAAGGTCCTGTGTTCTGCTCTGCTTGTCAGTGATGCTGTACTGCACCACATCAAGTCCATATAAATCTTGggtgtgtatatttgtaatatttttttcttcataactTTTTCTTGTGTAGTTAGTATTGAGCACTctcaaatacatatttaaattgtattaatatGACCTTCATATACTAAATAGAATATTCCAAAGCTCTCTCTCGGTCACATGTCTTTCATTCACCAGTAAGGTATACTGTATCAAGGGAGCAGCCCCAGCCTGAGCTCAAACAATTTGCTTTAATCGTAAATGCCTTATTCTTAAAATATATTGTGAATATATCTAAATTTAATgccaaaaaaatactttttttcagTTAAATTGATTGAAATTAGATCAATCATTTTTCCACTCAAAAACATATCTACACTTGTCCAGTGTGTAAGACAAGCTTCCAAACTGTATTAAGCTTGTTAATATCCTAATATAATAATCAGTATTCTGATTTCCTTCTTatacaggaaaaggaaaagcaTACAGCAGTTCAAGATACAAGGTTATTTGCATTTTCTCTCTGACCATTATCATCTTGCATTATTATCTTTATACCATCAGTCTAACCTCTTAATACCACACTAGGTCTTATGATATTAATGAGAAGATCATGCTGGGACTTAAGGAAGTTGAACCTGTAGAGGCGCAGGATCTGACAGAGTTCGACCTTGATCCCCATATGGCCATATGGAAAGCTATGAAGCAGTTTCGCCAGCAGAAAGACAATAAGCCTGAGCACTTAGCTGGAAATGAGCAGGATGAAGCCTACCTTGAACCTCAGTACTATAGGCGAGGCCTGCTCTATCAAGAAGCCGAGAAGGACCTAGATGACGTTTACCATAACATACGAGGACTAGTGAACCATGATGACCTCAAAGACATAGTGGTCCATCCTGAGATACCAGAGGCTGACAAGTCTGAAGTGGTGGAACTGCGTGAATCAATTGTGTATTTGACCCCAGAAGAAGACCTAGATGGCCTGTATCATGGAGATTTTACAGGCCAAGTGTTCCAGGTTCCAGTCATCTTTCCAGAAGATCACCACAAGAATGTTCATACAGAAGCTGAAGAGGACAAAGATCACCTCTTTCATAGCTGAATAAGAAAAATTTACTTTAATCAATGAAACCATGTGCAGAATGTCTTAAATTGTAATAGCTTGAATTTGTAATAGCTTCTTAACCTTGTATGTCTCATTTTGACAATCTGCACACAGCAGTTAAAGCTCTGATAATGATCTGaaaattgtatgtttttttctcGGTACTGCCAGGTCCACCTGTGACACATGAGTAAGGCTCctaaacctcaattgctcagttgtatgctTGAATTATATGCTGCCTCAATTCTAGAATGTATAGAAATGCAGgccaaatgaataaaagtaataattataCGCAcagtaatgtgttttatttcaaattcatttataaacaatttaaaaggCATATGTTTTGTGCACATGATGATTTGTAATTCCacaaaatattttcactttagCAGTAgcaccaaaaccaaaaggaaaAGTTTTTTCAGGCAAACTGCCTGAACAACACTAGCTCTTAGTTTGGGGAAACGAAGTCTTTGTCGATCCATAATTGTAGAACCTTTCCAGAGGTTTCTACAAAGTCAGTGTCTCAAAAGCAAAGCTAaagtctttttattctttttttttattattcttacaaAATTGTATTcttaaaaaggtttttttaaatagttaactGTAGTCACAAGAATGTTTTAGCATTCTTCAGCAAAGCTCTTCAGGACGAAGGACTCCTTTCTTGATAATGATGTTTCCATATAGAGCAGTCTCCCTgttggaaagaaaagaaagttttATAATACCAAGGTATAATTAAACACAACTGTGAAGATTCATGGCAGCTGAGAATTATACTGTACCCTGTTGCTACAACAGCAAAAGCTTTCTTTGCACGCTCATAAAAAGCGAACCTTTCAACTGCATCAAAAGTCCCCtagaaaaacatacaaaaattgaaaataaatttataataataatgtctgtaTAATTATTCAAGCATAAACTATTATGAACATGCCGTATCTAATGTGCgaactcatttatttattccttaattGTTTTAAATCATAACCATGCCcaaattcacacactcattcacacctagggacaATTTATTAGACAATCCACCGACATGCATGTTTCTATAATGTGGGAAGAAGAGTACCAGGAGAAAACCCACACATCcacaaggagaacatgtgaaactctacACAGACAAGCTCAGGACTGTGAGGCAGCAACATGTGCCCACCtgaattattatattgtttaacaCAGCCCACTTCACAATTaatgaaaagcaaaataaaaaaaaagaaaatatttctcTGAGTGAGAAATCATTGTTAACGATGAGACATAATCCTGTCCTAGGCACAGCAGATCACAGCAACCTACATCTGATCCCACTTGTTTGAGAAGTGCAGAGTAGAAGGACCACACTGGAACTACAAGACCCTGCTGCCTGTCACTATCCACTAGATCCATTACAGCTGCCTGAAAGAACAGAATTTACACAGTGTTGTAAGGATAAACCTTGCTTAGCTCCTTATTTAGCttcaaaatgtttaatgttgttgaattttttttaacaagtacAGTTTAACTTACAATGTGGGTTCTGAGATAACACAAAAAAGTACATTGAACATAAtatgatatttacatttcagtacaAAAGGATTTGCCATAAACTGGCATGACCCACCGGACATTTAACATAGGAATCAAGAGGAAAGAGCTTCAATATTGCTTGCAATAGCTCTGGAATTCGCAGCCctaaatgaatgaaacataGCCAATACTTGTTTTATAAGTAAAGACACTAACATCATGATGTTTAatttcatctctctttttttaggGATACCTACCATCAGCTCGTATCTCTATGGGACCACATTTACAAATGGAGGAGACAGGAAAATTTGCATCTGCAAGAActacaaagagagaaaaaagaagttTATGTTTCCTAATGTACTACTGTAaatcatatactgtaatgtTGAATAAAGGA harbors:
- the si:ch211-217g15.3 gene encoding uncharacterized protein si:ch211-217g15.3 isoform X1, with translation MFRSCVLLCLSVMLYCTTSSPYKSWEKEKHTAVQDTRSYDINEKIMLGLKEVEPVEAQDLTEFDLDPHMAIWKAMKQFRQQKDNKPEHLAGNEQDEAYLEPQYYRRGLLYQEAEKDLDDVYHNIRGLVNHDDLKDIVVHPEIPEADKSEVVELRESIVYLTPEEDLDGLYHGDFTGQVFQVPVIFPEDHHKNVHTEAEEDKDHLFHS
- the si:ch211-217g15.3 gene encoding uncharacterized protein si:ch211-217g15.3 isoform X2; translated protein: MLYCTTSSPYKSWEKEKHTAVQDTRSYDINEKIMLGLKEVEPVEAQDLTEFDLDPHMAIWKAMKQFRQQKDNKPEHLAGNEQDEAYLEPQYYRRGLLYQEAEKDLDDVYHNIRGLVNHDDLKDIVVHPEIPEADKSEVVELRESIVYLTPEEDLDGLYHGDFTGQVFQVPVIFPEDHHKNVHTEAEEDKDHLFHS
- the fuom gene encoding fucose mutarotase isoform X3, yielding MVVLKGIPSILTPELLYALAKMGHGDELVLADANFPVSSICKCGPIEIRADGLRIPELLQAILKLFPLDSYVKCPAAVMDLVDSDRQQGLVVPVWSFYSALLKQVGSDGTFDAVERFAFYERAKKAFAVVATGETALYGNIIIKKGVLRPEELC
- the fuom gene encoding fucose mutarotase isoform X2 gives rise to the protein MPWLKWGTETNWIFEQISNTGAPDTAVLKLIDPQLRYHLVSGHPPPLIGVLADANFPVSSICKCGPIEIRADGLRIPELLQAILKLFPLDSYVKCPAAVMDLVDSDRQQGLVVPVWSFYSALLKQVGSDGTFDAVERFAFYERAKKAFAVVATGETALYGNIIIKKGVLRPEELC
- the fuom gene encoding fucose mutarotase isoform X1 — its product is MVVLKGIPSILTPELLYALAKMGHGDELVLADANFPVSSICKCGPIEIRADGLRIPELLQAILKLFPLDSYVKCPAAVMDLVDSDRQQGLVVPVWSFYSALLKQVGSDGTFDAVERFAFYERAKKAFAVVATGYSIILSCHESSQLCLIIPWYYKTFFSFQQGDCSIWKHHYQERSPSS